The stretch of DNA TAAATACATTGTTTCTCCAGCATTGTCTTGCGCTGCTGCAGATTTTCAACGTGCCGGAATAATAAGCTGATACTAAAGGGGGATTGATGGCAGGTTCTGTCAGCTTCCAGATAACACTTGAGCCGCCTGCTTCGGATACGTTTTCGTCCTGCCTCCTGCCATATGCCATAGGTGCTTGGAGAATTGGCATAGAGCTTCTGCCAGCTGATTCGTCAAATAATGGCCATCCCGCCTTTTCCCCGGTACCTGCCCTAGGCATTGTCTTTCTCCCATTCACTCAAATACATCCTTGCTGTTACATTGTTGGGATTTTCCATCTTCGAGATAAGCTCCAGACTATTCCCATCCAAATCATTGAAATGAATCTTCGCATGTGCCATTCCATCATGTGCCATCACAAAAGGCTCATGAGGGCCGAAGCCAAACGCCTCCCTTGGCCGATATCCTCTTTCCCTCAACCACTCCGAGGCACGTTTCAGATTCTCCAAGCTTACTTGAAATGCGACATGCCTGATCGATGGATGATAATCAAGCTCTGCCTTGTCCGATTCCCAGAGACCAAGCCAGCTGTGGCCCTTTTTTATCCAAAAG from Terribacillus sp. FSL K6-0262 encodes:
- a CDS encoding VOC family protein, which translates into the protein MIEGLYEAHLPVSDLKESIAFYEGLGLELSHIHEDRLAFFWIKKGHSWLGLWESDKAELDYHPSIRHVAFQVSLENLKRASEWLRERGYRPREAFGFGPHEPFVMAHDGMAHAKIHFNDLDGNSLELISKMENPNNVTARMYLSEWEKDNA